cctgtcagtttgacctcagtaccagggaagctcatggagcagactctcttgagagtcatcatgcggcacttgcagggccaCCAGGCGATcgggcccagtcagcatgggtttatgaaaggcaggtcctgcttgacaaacctgatctccttctatgacaaagtgacgcgctgggtggatgagggaaaggctgtggatgtggtctaccttgacttcagcaaggcttttgacactattccccacagcattctcctcaagaaactggctgctcttggcttggactggcgcacagttcgttgggttagaaactggctggatggccgggcccaaagagttgtggtgaatggggtcaaatccagttggaggtcGGTCAAGGAAAACTCCCTCATTTTCAGCACCACAAGACCTTGTCCACCCCATGCCCCTGTGGTTTAACATTTACGTAATAAACAAGAATCCTAACACTCCTGGAGTGTCAATACTGTGTAAGATACGAATGACATCGCCCATCGGCAATTTCAGACATACCTGAGCCAACCCAAGTAAAACAAAGAGATGCAGAGAAAGGTATTCGATAGAAAGGTATTTCCACAGTATGTGATTTCGTTTGAATGGCAATATCCGTCTTTTAAAGGCGGTCATGAGGTACGCATTACTGTAGCATCAGAGCAATTTATGTAATAAAGACATACAACATACACATGATATAAGGAGATACGTTTTGGAGCTGAAACATGAGGCTTGGGTTAACATGAGCTGAAGCATCTTGAGCTGTAAGTTATCATTTCAGCCACTCTGCCTTCCTACCACAGAtagcagaaatgaaagaaagaggaaaagcaggctGGCCAGGGAGCAGGCAGTCTTGCTTCTTCACAAGagaagagatttctttttaaaagatccTCAAAGCACCTCACCTAAATTCAGAAGTACCAGAGAAAAGGGGTAGAGTTCTACATTCTGAGGACACGCCCATCATTTGGAtagcatgaagaaaacaaaacacagtggCTCTAAATCAAGAAAAACTGCAGGTACCTTAATCAAGTCTGTTTGCCAGAAATTAGCTTTCTTAATCTCTACTTTCTGAACTGTATTTTTGTCCTCCACAAAATATGATTTCAAAACATCATAAGCAGAGCTGAAGTCTAATGAGACaacaatatgaaaataattacgaaatatttgaaaatattaggaaataatgaaaataattaggaaaagaGTCCCAAGTGAGTGCATCTGCATTCTTAACAAGGAATTTATCTCAAACCAAGGCAGAGCACTTAGCAACTTGGAAAACACTATCAGAAGGAATTTATGCATGACTTTTGGAACTCTATGAGAAATCCAAATTAACAAAGGCACCTAGTATCAGTGCGCCAGCTAAAACTTAATTAGCACCTGCATACACACTGGCCACAGCTCCTGCAACACTTGCAAGTTACAAGCAAAACTGCATTAAGCTGCTTATCATTCTGTAGCAAAAATCAAGGATTAGACATACTTTGCACTGCACAGTTAGCCTCCCTAGCTACAGTAGTCACCAAGATTATGTTTATTTCCAAAGCTCATGAGCATTTTGAATTAAGCAACTTTACAGCATGAGATGGACATACATGAAGGCACATTAGCAACATGACATAATGGAATTGCAGAGCATCATCTGTAAGTTGTTTCTGACAAACCTGAGCTTTCAATGCCTCAAACATGGGTTAGCACATGGAAGCtaaacatttctctgaaaaagagaattttaaaaaatatataaaaaattataattagACTATGATCAAGTGTTGTACAGAGGTAACTGTTACAAACAAGTTGTCTGCTCTTGTATAAAATTaacacatctgaaaaataaaaccgaTATTCAGAAACCACTTCCCCTCAGTCCCCAGAATGGCAGCAAGGTGGTCTGTTGATGCAGTCACTGATCTCAGCCATCAGCCAGTACCAGCAACTCTGTAGAAAAGGGCTTCAATTCCAACAATGAACAAGTCCAGAAAACTTTGCTCTGGGGGAAAATTCCTCCCAGGTACCAGGCAGCAGTGTGTAAGCTTGAGAAacgagaaacaaaggaaagccCATCCATGGGTACTGGCAAAGGTCACCAAAGCAGTCCAGCTTTCACCACTGTGAGATATTTCAAAGGCAGAATTGTCCAGCACAGCAGGTGAGCTTTGTGCATGTCCCTAAGATCAGTCAGTTGATGCAGATAAATATGATAAGAGATCATGTCAATCTAAACTGAAGTGCTCggcaaaaatatcatttttcttcccaaacaaACCTCGTACTTGCTCAAACTCCAGGGGCACAGTAGCAGCTgatttctttacttctttatcaaaaagctacagaaagagAAGATATCAGCAAAAATTCAGTACAAGCTCTTCACCCTTGCTAATACCAGTGCTTGCTCTAACATCTTGGAAGGTATAGCAATgaaccttttatttaaaagcgACTCCTGCCATCATTGCTACCTCATGCTCCACCATTTAACagacattttccctttttctcaggCTCTGTGTAACCAAAAGCTCGCCTAGCTCCCTCCCCACAAAGACTGATGAGCAGGGCATGACTACTGCATTCAGTAAGCAGATCCCCTTCCTCTTATTACAATCACTCACAAAGGCCCAGCAACGCTACCTCAGAAGCTGAGAGCTCCAAGAGCCCTGATATGTCATCCTCTATTTCAGACAGCGACAGGTTCAGGATAGCAGCTGCCCTGGCCACATCTGGATGATAATGGTTTTGTAGAGACTGCAAAAGCAAGACAAATAGGAGACGGTCTAATGAGAACAGGGTAACACAAATCCATCTGGCTTCCCACACAGGTATCTAACCCTTTGGTAGTCAGCAAACATCAAACTCGGACAAAAGAGGCAAATTTACTGTACTGCGTTAATACAAAGCTTCAAGAAATTCCCATTTTAGCCATGCTTCAAACACGCTAACAGCCCCTTTCCCCTGGTTCTTGTCCAGACAGACGGATTCCTCCACAGATCGTGCCTACAATGCACACCCCAATTTTGCCACCTCCCATAACCCTAATGCTGCATCTGAGCTTCCTGCTCCCAAGCAACATTCTTCTAGCAGACCCTCACACAAAACCCCTGTAACATTTAAATGGAAAGTGATAATCCTGCCATTAAGGTTTAGAGTCAGCAGCAGTAATTTACCCGATTTCAGCCTTCATACGCCATCCTACAAATGATCCAGGTGAAAGGTGAACATTATAATCTTCTCTagcatttttaaagccatttctaCAGGATGACCTAGGTGTACCCAATTAATTTCCATCAATGCTCAGTAAGTTCTTCTTTCCCctccaaagcaaataaaaagtcTTATACATTTGCAGCTATTAAGTCTTGTTTCAGCTGTTAACCGCATGCTTTTCAGCTGCGTGGTGAGACATGCACTCGCAAGTCACCTATTAATTAGCACACACTAGCTCTCATGTGTGTGAAATCCTTCGCCTCTTATGCAAGGATAGAAAAGGATGGAGAGTAAGAGAGTGGCCAGAAGTCATCTCATTTACAAGATGTGTGTTGGCAGGTTCTTATAAGTGTTACTGCCGACTGCCAAGGTGTCATGCAAAAGCAACAAGGGTGGAAGAAGCCCACACCATACACAGATGTGCCCCGTTAGCTGACATACCTGAAGCTCCCAGAGGGAGCTCTCCAAAGCCCTGCTCTCAGACGGCTCCTCCTGTTCCATAATATATGGATCTTCTGACAAAtctaaggaaagaaacagagctAAATACCTCCTGTGTGATGCCCATAATACCGAAGGGAACACAGAGACCCAGAGCAGTGCTGCACCTTCCCAGCATGTTTAGGATCCAGGAACATGCTGACATACCACAGTATGACCTTAGTCTCACTGTTTGCAGTGCTACAGAATCGTATTACTTCTAAGGGCACAAAGAACTAGAATGGTCTGAAGCAAGGGCATCTCAGGCAACCTTGATCTGCCACTACTGTCATTCAACACTGGGTAATTAAACCAcggacagaggaagaaaaactcGGGAGATTGCTGAGGCCCCAGTAGGACTGCCTACACAAAAAAACCTACAGACTGCAATTGAAGAGGTCTCTGGTTTCTGTGTTTAGtctcatttctcatttctttattaTAGCCTTGAAGCGAACAAGACAAGCTCAGAGCCCCAGAACTCCCCTGCCCACCTTGCCCCTTACCTCCCGGCCCATTAGGTCTGTGCACCAGCACTTTGCATGCAGGGTGCCTCCGAAAGAGATTACAGATGAAGGGAATGACCATGAGCAGAGCCTCAGGAGGAGCAGTGAGGGCCAGCCGGGAGAGGCGCTTTATAAAGGCTGCTACCAGGTACGCCGGCAGGTGGCTGTTGGAAGGGAAACAGAGGAAACCAGCATGGACAAGTCCCAGCAAGCAAGCCAGCAGACTCATCAACCCAAACAGCATGTCAAGCTAAGGATCAGTGGGGTTCTTTAGCTTTTTGGACTATGGAGTGCTGTCTGGAACAAACCTGGGGGTATTTCCATTCAGTGCATGACTAATCTCAAATCATTTTGTGATTCAATCCAGATGCATGGCACCACTCCAAACACTTGCTGTATCCAAGCACAGCTCTTGTCCACAGTCATCCATACTGCAATCTTTATTCAGTCATTTTACAAACTTCTGAGCGCTTGGCCAGGCAACCTTAATTATATTCTTCTAATGCAGCTTTGTGGGTTTAATTAATACACATGCCATGGTGTTAAATTTACTTCCAGGACTAAAGCAAGCAGTGCAGCTGTTAATGGAACATAAAGCTGCTGTAATGTAAACATGCAGGATAGCTCTTTTAtggtaaaaatgcaaatttctaaCAGCAATCTGCCCATCTAGGCACTTTCTGCAGGTCAGAAGATCTGGGATAAAAGATGACAATTTTCAGCCACTCAGCCTTCAGCCCTGGGGCTCACTACACCTGCGAGGCTCAACAGAGTCACCCCAAGGTACAACATCTGTCACATCTTGTCACTCTCTCCAAAGTACAGTATGAATACAACTGGGGTTGATATTAATGCCTAGTGCTGaactgtaaagcattttcttggttttattttgtaacatATGATGGCAACTACATGACCAGCTGCTTATCTAGTTTCTCTCCTGTGCACAATGAATTGACAGCATCAAGACAGACTGTCAAACACTTTATATTTCAATGTTATATGTCTGCAAAAGGTCATCAATTTATCAACAGCTTTATGATACCATGTCTATAAAAAGCCTGCAAATGTTACTTTTCCATATTCAtaaagatggagagaaaaatcactttcagCCAAGCTGGAATATAGATCAAAATACATCCGTAATGATTTGCAGATCAAACTCAGATAACTAACTGCATTTTTACTTTCTGGAACTAGATGGATGTGTGGCAAATCTTCAAAAACAGTGCCTGAAAGATTACACAACACTCTCGGATTCAGTTTTCTcaataagaaaaagaatttaattcAGCGGGCACACTGAATACATTAAATCCAGGTGCAGGGGACTGTTCAAGAACAAATGCTAGCCAACAGAAAAGCAGGAGTATAGTACGTGAACGTATATAATAAAGTTGTTACTTACGATGAAGACAAAAACAGAtcaagcaaatggaaaaagcGGGCTCGGTACTTCACGTGATATATAGAAGGGTCTAAAAGACTGTACAGCTTTTTGTAAAAGTCAGGGTATTCTctgttaaaaaggcaaaaagaaaaaagtcaacaTCCTTTGCTGATTAGTGACATACAATGGACTACACTGAgtctaaatcatttttttctatgcttTCATCATAAATTGCTCCAGGCCACTGCTGTGCTGCGGGGGCATGTTTAGCTTTCTTTGGTTTACCTCCAGAACCACGACTTGAAATCAGGCTGTAAGGTGAATTTCTGGCTGTTACAGTGCCTAGCCATCCTAGAGATGTGAAGCTATGTCCACTGATTGCAAGTGGTACAGGATCCAGTGAAAGGCACACCAAAGACTACAGTTTCACCATGTAATCAGATCAATGGAAATTGATTTTCAAGTGCTGAGCAACCacagtctggagaagaagatATTTAGGCtcagctgacaaaaaaaaaaaaagtcagactaTCAAAACAGCTCAGCATCCAAATAGCTGAGCCTCTCGTGCAGGGCTTAGCTTTCTTGTGGGGGAATTTTAAAGCCTGAAGATGTGGAGAATTCTTTTTAGTCTCTTCTGCAcatgataaaaatacaaaacccatGGCCCTTTACACAATATGTTCTTTTTACTTACAGATTATGCTGATGAATCAGAATAAATAATCCATTTAAGGCCAGAAGACTAATTGCTCCACCtgtaagaaagcaagcaggTATCAACACAATAAATCAATCACTTTATCATCTGCAACTTGTTGCTATTACAAAACCTTCCCAGAAGGAACACATAATTAAGAGCACCCAAAATTTCAGCTAGTGTGATGGCTGTCAGGTGAGAGAAGCTCATCTAAAACCTTCCAAAGGCTCACAAATTACTAGCAAAGATTAAGCTGTAGATGAGAACAAAGATGCTGCTCTAATCCCCCTAGAAAGCCACACCAGAAAGACAAAGTTCTCCTCAGAAACACCATTCCTGTAGGAAACTGCACGTCCTGTGTCTGGATACAGTCCAGGTATCAGCAGTGCTGACTGAACTCTGTGTTTAAAGGAAATCACTCCAGTACTCAACGCTTTTCAGGTccttaaatataatttttctaaCACACAAGGAGCAACAACACAGACAAATGCAGGTAACATCTCACTTTGGGAGGACAATACATTTCACCTAGTTTCTTAGCTTCGTTCCAGCCAAAGCACATCTACTTCATCCAGACTGTGGTGTTGTGTCCAGCAGCCCTTTGAAGTCTGTACGTACCACGCTGCAGAGCCCcacaaaagataaaaagacTGTTTTCACTCACCTATGCCATAGGCCACCGTCAAGAAGTCTATCATGAGAGTGGGTTCGTTCATATAAGGAAGGATGGAATCATGCAAAATGACTAGCACTTTTTTGTAAAGGCCAGTGGGTAGCTGTGAAGGACAAAACAATACAGTCAAACAACCTTTGCAAGGAGAACTCCAAGAGCAACAGCAACACACGGCTCAAAAAGGCAACACACGAGCAAAAGTGAACGTGCCAGGACAGAACAGAATGACTTGTGGCAACAGTTCCCAAACTGGAGAGTTTACAAGTGACATCTGACAATTAGGTTAATTCAGAGCAGTGGGTCCTCACAACTAAACTGTCATCACAGCTCAGAGAAAGTGTGCATGGGGGGAAGTCACTAGCACAAAGGCTGGGGA
This genomic stretch from Anas acuta chromosome 17, bAnaAcu1.1, whole genome shotgun sequence harbors:
- the NOC4L gene encoding nucleolar complex protein 4 homolog isoform X2 is translated as MWRRSSEPSGPAAGSSGRCWSGGSSSWAACPPRRRRWPELSLCTLMKFVELEAEYPLVKVEWKGSFTFPRELLKVVVDGLIPLNEDASLLISRFQEYMEYDDIRYFVMKAVTESIGQVMQKTKERPLPFYQQNIFSLISPINMPNKEIDLVKFMVKQDNREEWKVSKLQAHKQAFERMWLSFLKHKLPTGLYKKVLVILHDSILPYMNEPTLMIDFLTVAYGIGGAISLLALNGLFILIHQHNLEYPDFYKKLYSLLDPSIYHVKYRARFFHLLDLFLSSSHLPAYLVAAFIKRLSRLALTAPPEALLMVIPFICNLFRRHPACKVLVHRPNGPGDLSEDPYIMEQEEPSESRALESSLWELQSLQNHYHPDVARAAAILNLSLSEIEDDISGLLELSASELFDKEVKKSAATVPLEFEQVRGLFGKKNDIFAEHFSLD